A region of the Roseiflexus sp. RS-1 genome:
CGTCGAGCGCGAGACCGATGCCGGATTGATCGTCAGCGGCGCCAAGGTGGTCGCCACCGGCTCGGCGCTGACCCACTACAATTTCATTGCCCACTACGGTCCACTGCCGATCAAGAGCAAAGAGTTCGCCCTGATCTTCATCGTGCCGATGGATGCGCCGGGCGTCAAACTGATCGCCCGCCCGTCGTATGAGATGGCGGCGGAGGTGATGGGCAGCCCATTCGATTATCCGCTTTCGAGTCGCCTCGATGAGAATGACTCGGTGATGGTCTTCGACCAGGTGCTGATCCCCTGGGAGAATGTCTTTGTCTACGGCGATGTTGAGAAGGTGAATGCCTTCTTCCCGCTCTCCGGCTTTATTCCGCGCTTCACGTTCCACGGCTGCACCCGCATGGCGGTGAAACTCGACTTTATCGCCGGTCTGTTCCTGAAGGCGATCGACGCAACAGGGGCGAAGGATTTTCGCGGCGTTCAGGCGCGCGTCGGCGAGGTGCTTGCCTGGCGGAACCTGTTCTGGGCGATCAGCGACGCCATGGCGCGCACGCCGATTCCCTGGAACGAGGGGGCGGTGCTGCCGAATCTGGATTACGGTCTGGCGTATCGCGTCTTCGCCACCGTCGCGTATCCGCGCATCAAGGAACTGATCGAGAATGATGTCGCCAGCGCGCTCATCTATCTCAACTCGCACGCCGTCGATTTCAAGACGCCGGAAATACGCGGCTACCTGGATAAGTATCTGCGCGGGTCGAACGGCTACTCGTCGCTGGATCGCGTCAAACTGATGAAGTTGTTGTGGGATGCGATCGGTTCGGAGTTTGGCGGACGGCACGAACTCTATGAGCGGAACTATGCCGGCAACCACGAGA
Encoded here:
- a CDS encoding 4-hydroxyphenylacetate 3-hydroxylase N-terminal domain-containing protein; amino-acid sequence: MTVETVERTTLPLTGEEYLESLRDGREIWIYGERVKDITTHPAFRNATRMVARLYDALHDPEKQAVLTCPTDTGNGGFTHKFFRASRSAEELVGARDAIAEWARLTYGWMGRSPDYKAAFLATLGANAEFYTPYQENARRWYRESQERVLYFNHAIVNPPIDRNRSPDEVRDVYMHVERETDAGLIVSGAKVVATGSALTHYNFIAHYGPLPIKSKEFALIFIVPMDAPGVKLIARPSYEMAAEVMGSPFDYPLSSRLDENDSVMVFDQVLIPWENVFVYGDVEKVNAFFPLSGFIPRFTFHGCTRMAVKLDFIAGLFLKAIDATGAKDFRGVQARVGEVLAWRNLFWAISDAMARTPIPWNEGAVLPNLDYGLAYRVFATVAYPRIKELIENDVASALIYLNSHAVDFKTPEIRGYLDKYLRGSNGYSSLDRVKLMKLLWDAIGSEFGGRHELYERNYAGNHENIRLEVLLTAMATGAADRYKGFADQCLNEYDLDGWTVPDLINPDDVNIVMQRFGARQ